One segment of Paramormyrops kingsleyae isolate MSU_618 chromosome 8, PKINGS_0.4, whole genome shotgun sequence DNA contains the following:
- the tgm5l gene encoding transglutaminase 5, like yields MKGLCVSYVDWNLVRNQEDHKSQGLCSERLVVRRGKPFRITLFFKDKPFDPRTESLIFKALLGELCVEIPATFSQPTSDSTWGAQIKLGKTVYHSVTVQISTSSKAPVGLYNLQLNIQSQFGFQSCILGGFILLFNPWCRADRVFLPSEVQRQEYVKNDMGMLFMGTSDNVQSRTWDFGLYEQKILDICLKILDISPQHNKNKNKDYLCRSDPVYLSRVVCAMINCEDDKGVLKGNWSGDFSKGVSPSQWTGSAAILKLWDKTQFSPVLYGQCWVFASVMCTVMRVLGIPTRVVTNFNSAHDTDGNLSVEEYYSETGEKLPQTADSIWNYHLWVECWMTRPDIGVGFDGWQALDPTPQERSDGIYCCGPCPVKAVREKRVDLFYDIPFIYAEVNADVHTAVVRNGKVLTWKVDTDRVGSLICTKCVDGSSPQDITNTYKKAKDNMSSAGSNCGSVTSQPSANTQRQKQTLGVSLKLSKVPVAGENISFSVTVTNKANFKRIVGEHVNAQVKEYNRSPMETFWEASQRLKLGPREVAVIQHSIPYAQAMRFLLGDNLVNLAVVLRDDVTMERVLEYEEFNISTPQISIQIDDEDGVLENTKHTVLLSFHNFFPVAVTGVLRVSGPGLTQEEETSKAYLLKAGETRQQAITICPKTAGAKMLQASLKLSNNHTVLRGSKTINVKAA; encoded by the exons GTTTATGTGTTAGTTACGTTGACTGGAACCTTGTTAGGAACCAGGAGGACCACAAGTCACAAGGTCTGTGCTCCGAACGCCTGGTGGTTCGAAGAGGAAAACCTTTCAGGATCACACTGTTTTTCAAAGACAAGCCATTCGACCCCCGCACAGAATCTTTGATCTTCAAAGCCTTGCTAG GTGAACTTTGTGTTGAAATCCCTGCAACGTTCTCTCAGCCAACATCAGATTCTACATGGGGAGCCCAGATCAAGTTGGGAAAGACTGTCTACCATTCTGTCACAGTCCAGATTTCCACTTCATCAAAAGCACCTGTTGGTCTCTATAACCTCCAACTTAATATTCAGTCCCAGTTTGGGTTTCAGAGTTGTATTCTTGGAGGATTTATTCTGCTCTTCAACCCCTGGTGTAGAG cTGATAGAGTATTCCTCCCCTCTGAAGTCCAGAGGCAGGAATATGTGAAAAATGACATGGGTATGTTGTTCATGGGAACATCTGATAATGTACAATCAAGGACCTGGGATTTTGGCCTG TATGAACAAAAGATTCTGGACATCTGCCTCAAAATTCTAGATATCAGCCCACAGCACaacaaaaataagaataaaGACTACTTATGTCGCTCCGACCCTGTCTACCTGAGCCGGGTAGTTTGTGCAATG ATCAATTGCGAAGATGACAAAGGAGTGCTGAAGGGCAACTGGTCTGGAGATTTCAGTAAGGGTGTCTCCCCCTCACAATGGACAGGAAGTGCTGCCATTTTGAAATTGTGGGATAAGACACAGTTCAGCCCCGTGCTGTACGGCCAGTGCTGGGTCTTTGCTTCCGTTATGTGCACAG TTATGAGGGTCCTGGGCATTCCAACGCGAGTGGTTACCAACTTCAACTCTGCTCACGACACCGACGGCAATCTCAGTGTCGAGGAGTATTACAGCGAAACAGGAGAAAAGCTGCCTCAAACTGCGGACAGCATATG GAACTACCATCTGTGGGTGGAATGCTGGATGACACGGCCTGACATTGGGGTGGGATTTGACGGATGGCAGGCACTAGATCCAACTCCACAGGAGCGAAGTGATG GGATATACTGCTGTGGCCCATGTCCAGTGAAAGCAGTCCGGGAAAAGCGAGTGGATCTGTTCTACGACATCCCATTCATTTATGCGGAGGTCAATGCTGACGTGCACACAGCTGTTGTCAGGAATGGGAAGGTGCTCACGTGGAAGGTGGACACTGATAGGGTTGGCTCTCTGATCTGTACTAAGTGTGTGGACGGCAGTTCTCCACAGGATATCACCAACACCTACAAGAAGGCCAAAG ATAACATGTCATCAGCTGGGTCAAATTGTGGAT CTGTTACGTCACAGCCTTCAGCAAACACGCAGA GGCAAAAGCAGACTTTGGGTGTCTCCCTGAAGCTGAGCAAAGTTCCAGTAGCCGGTGAAAACATCTCCTTCTCTGTCACGGTCACCAATAAAGCTAATTTCAAAAGGATTGTTGGGGAACATGTCAATGCCCAAGTCAAGGAGTATAACCGCAGCCCAATGGAAACGTTCTGGGAAGCTTCTCAAAGGCTTAAGCTTGGACCACGTGAAG TTGCTGTTATACAGCACTCAATTCCTTATGCCCAAGCCATGAGATTTCTCCTGGGGGACAACTTGGTGAATCTTGCTGTTGTGTTGAGGGATGATGTCACAATGGAAAGGGTGTTGGAATATGAGGAGTTTAACATCTCCACCCCACAGATCTCTATTCAG ATCGACGATGAAGATGGCGTCCTGGAGAACACAAAGCACACTGTGCTTCTGAGCTTCCATAACTTCTTCCCGGTTGCTGTGACTGGGGTCCTCAGAGTCTCTGGTCCTGGTTTAACCCAGGAAGAGGAGACATCAAA GGCGTATCTCCTGAAAGCGGGAGAAACAAGACAGCAGGCCATCACAATCTGCCCCAAGACGGCCGGTGCGAAGATGCTGCAGGCCAGCTTGAAGCTGAGCAACAACCACACGGTGCTGCGAGGCTCTAAAACGATCAACGTGAAGGCAGCTTAG